Genomic segment of Panicum virgatum strain AP13 chromosome 2K, P.virgatum_v5, whole genome shotgun sequence:
CAGATCTACATTCACATGCAACATGATATGGGAGTTCCTTGGCTACTACAAATCAGGTATAGGAATGCAATATATAATAAGTTCCCGAAGTATCATGATATTGGAACTCCAATCCTTGGGCAAAATGAATAAGTCCAAAGAACATCCAACAGTAGAGTAGGGTAGAACAAACATTCGATAGTGACATCATTACATAttccaaacaaaaaatatatcgTGCCGGCAGAAGACACCTAACAGGTTGCAGAGGCGATTCTGTCCTAAGTTTCCATGATACATCCGGAGCTCCTAGTCAGTTCGCAGTTGATATCCAAAGCAATGCCTCAAGCCTACAGATAAGAAAACAAGAGAAAATGAATTAGGTCAATACAGGAGTCAGAACTGGAATTTCAGACAAAATGGCCAAATATAGGAATTATCTCCAGATTGATCACAAAGTAGTACAATTGTAACTGAGAGGCAATCACATCATTTATCAATGTATACCTTGCTAGCAATGTTGCTGGACAGCCAGTCCAGGCCCTCATACAGACCCTCACCAGTTGTGGCACAAGTGCTCTGGATGTACCTGTTAGCAGGAACACGGTAAGAACCAAAGGATTCACAACTAGACCTGATTGCATGTCAATATGAAGgattcacaagtcacaactAGACCTGGTTGCATGTCAATATGAATTCATAGTAGTAGCAGCTTCCCTAGGTGCAAATGTACTTAAGCAGATAATCATTTATTGCTTACCAGTGTCGCTGGCGCAGGGAGTGTAATCCAAGCTTGTCGGTGATCTCAGCAGCATTCATAGCGTTGGGAAGATCTTGCTTGTTGGCGAAAACAAGCAGCACAGCATCACGTAGCTCATCCTGCCATCATAATACAAAATGGATTCCAATTAATGCATAGCCACAAAAGTGTTGGATTTTGCAAAGTGCAACTAACTTCTAATAGATTTTCCAAACAGAATGTTAAGGAAGAAAATAAGGATctccaaaataaatatataatattttCTGGCTTATTTTTGCAGAGAAATGTTGCATGGAAGTTAAAATAAGGACAAAGACAAATATATGATAAAGCAAAGCAACTAGCATTCCATTTCTCAGAATAATTTGCTCAAAAATGGTAGCTACTCATCAGTAAAGAATTCTGTTGTCAATCAAATGTCATACCACATCAaatcttagagcatctccaacagattatTCATACACCATACCCAAAACATACTCTCTCTCCATTACCAAAAGCTACTTTTGTGTTTTTGATAATGGTTGCTGCAGCAGATTACCAAAATCAAATCACCAAAAATAGGGTAGAGGGAAAATCCCCTTCATTTAGGTGAGAAGGAggtgtgttttggtgattaccaaatttttttaggtaatggggattggattggtaatctgttggagcacctccaatcaccaaaacatcaacTTTTTGGTATTGGGGAGAGGGATgagtaatctgttggagatgctcgaAAGGTTTACCTCGTTCAGCATCCTGTGGAGCTCATCTCTGGCTTCAACAACACGGTCACGGTCGTTGCTGTCCACAACAAAGATAAGACCCTGTGTGTTCTGGAAGTAATGCCTCCAGAGGGGTCTGATCTGTTtacagaaaaatgcatacagTCAACATGTGAGAACAAAATCTACATACTTCAGCGTAAGGTTATAAACACTCATATCACAAACTAAGAAATTAATGCCACAATGAAAAATAATGCTGGGCAGGAAAAACAAGTAAAGCACAAGTACAAAATCTTGTTCGGTTGTGTGTGTTCTCTGGTGTGTTGTGTCTGAGCTTCAGACATGCTCTGCCTGTTCTTTTATGTATCTTTTCAATCCTTCTTTAATAAAATGATATGCAGCTCTCTTACATATTCAAGAAAAGAAATATAGTACAGTAAAAATTGATGTTGGACATAATAATACCTTGTCCTGACCCCCGACATCCCAGACGGTGAAGCTAATGTTCTTGTACTCAACGGTCTCAACATTGAAACCTGCATTTTAAAAGCCAACTCACTCGTAAGATACAAGACAGAAGAATTAAACATCACAGATATTTTATCAAAGAATAAGCACAGACAAAATTGCAATATAGACAACATCATGCCTGTTAACCTACAAAATACTGTATGAAACTCTTTGATgaacagaaaaaagaaaatatccCTGCATCAAACAATTGAATTACAAGCGCTGAGGCCATTGTTGTTTCCACCAAGCTTCCCAAGTTATTTGGGGGGTTCATTTTGGCTTTTTCAGTGTAATAAATGTCTAATGAGCACACGTTAAGTCCAAAAAAGATCAAAATCGTACTTCTCAAGAGCAGACAGTAAATAAAGTCATCACCATGCCATAAGAAGACAGTACAATTTTCAAGTGGATACCAATGGATAAATGAAGAAAGCAAGGACTTCATTGCTATTTTAATCGATAGGAGTTCAAGAAGCCCTATTCTACTAGAGGTCCACAATTGCCCATCTCACATGcatttcaacattttgaaagGAGACGGAGGTCCTGGAGACAGGAAACAAttttaatacataaaaaaatcatgaatgctTGATGGTGAcattaaagaaaaaaaggaatcaTGTTCATTAGAAACAAATGGATCTTGCAGCCAAATAGGCCAACGTAAAACGCATGTGTTGCATCAAATCTGGTGCGGCAGCGTGTGCACAGGTAAAATCAGATATGCATATGCTGGGATTCAATTCAAACATAGTGGGAACTGGGAACATTGTGCCAAACGGTCTTTCTAAACCTGTCAAGGCCTCATTGTTTCACATCGAATACGGATCCATCAGATCCATCATTCACGCGTGGAATGGAACCGTCCGCATAGAAACGGTAACAAGGCATTCCCTCCACAGCCGAATTGCATCACACGATCCGAAACTCCGATCAAGCGTGGACAAGGGAAGGGAGAGGAGGCTTGTGCGAGTGGCTCACCGATGGTGGGGATGGTGGTGACGATCTCGCCGAGCTTGAGCTTGTAGAGGATGGTGGTTTTaccggcggcgtcgaggccgaCCATGAGGATCCGCATCTCCTTCTTGGCGAAGAGCCGGCTGAAGAGCTTCCCGAACGCGAGCCCCATGTTTCCCCTCTCTGCCTCCCTTCACCACCTGCACGCGCGGCCATTCCCGGGCGTCAGATCCCGAACGAACAAACCCTACCGAGCGAACGGATCGCGATCCaggggacgccgccgcggatccAGACCGGCCCGGCCCCGCGGCGAGCGGAGATCTGCTGGAGCCCCCGACCGCGCGAGGCCgccggagagaggagaggagatcgGGGGGAAGGGAGATCTGAGGGCGCGGCGGTCTCAGATCTGGATCCgccgggagggggaggggggaggcggGGGATCGGGGGGGCTCACCTGCGCCGCGGCTGAGTGCGAAATCCGGAGGATTTGGGGAtcgggggaggagggggaagacctgaggaggaggatggggggaggggaggagccgGGAGGGGTGGAGATATTAACGCCGCGCTTCGTGCCGGCTGGCGGGGATGGTAGTGGGGAGGAAGAGGGGGAGTGCTTCCTGGTTGCTGCAGGATCCGGAACGGATGGCTGGGATTGGTCCAAGCGATGATCCACGCTGaaaatcttttctttcttttgatttgatgaaagaaaaataaaattctaCGCTGAATCACCGACCGGTCTAATTCGGTTCTTTTTTTCCGTGGCGTGTGGCGCCGCAGCACCGACCGGTTTTTCAGCCTGTTCGGATGGTGGTTTTTGGCTGGGCTGGAGGCGCCAGCCATTCAGCCGCTACAGGACCATCAGAAATTTCTAGTCGGTTCAAACTGGCTGATTCAGCCTGCTGGAAATTGAAGTAAATGACACCAACAACAAAAAAGCCTGCTGGATGGGAACTGGGGGCTGCGGCATCCACGTGAGCTGATCAGCCGTTCGGCTGGGCTTGTGCAGCCGAACGGTTGGGTTGATCGGCCCAGCCAGTTCCGCTCCAGCCCAACCAAAAGTGAGCATCCGACCAAGTTGTTCGTCGCGAATGCAACAACGTGTACAAATTTGTTTCTTATACCAATATCGTCAAAATAATTGGCACGAACTAGAACTAgttgttcttttttttaaaaaaaaagtggacTAGGTGGCTCCTCGAGAACAGGAATTTACCGCCTGATTTGCTCCTTACTAATGAGCGTCTTATTCACAAGCTCTTGGGTAATTATCAAGGGAATTCTTTTATTCTAATGAACTTGCCCATGGCCCCGTTTGAGTCACGTTAGGAATAGTAGCACACTAGGATTAGTAACattttgaccgttaattacggtgtcaaacaaagccaatttataaaaccaactccaTAACTCCCACGTTAGGAGCCCTgaaaaatctaatgaggtctttaacCGTGTGATTAGATaatagttattgtagcatcactgtatccaatcatcgattaattaccgtcattaggttcatcgcgaaaagttacacccatctctgaaaaaattttgtaaatagattttatttagcacttcatgcatgcgagattcttttctcggctTGTGTGTGCTAGGAAACTGGAATGGAACCAAAGGCCATTTCACCCTCCgccatatatttatatttttcatttTAAACCATGTACGTCGTACCTTCCATCCGTGTCTAGCATCTATAAAACCTCCCCATACCCCTACTCACTTTTCAAAAGCCTTCAAGTTCCGATTCGAGAGCATCAATAAAAATTTTGGTAATGGGAAACTCTCACCGCTCGATCAATAGTTATTTTCTGCATGTGGCTGTTTCTGCCACTGTTTCGAGACGTGCATGACTCGTCCGTCGTGCTCCAACGCCTCCACCCCATTGCCGGGTGctaaggctatctccaaccattcccccatccaactccccccaaacgtactatttactatattttactacctccctccaaaagattcttccccctataactcattctctccaaccattcccccgatatctattccccctatatactatcactcattaactaactatttatttaacgtttttgaattttaaaaaaatcatacagtatttgtactgtcataatacacattatctttatgttacggggctcaaacgggattaatatcgagaagaaacggtgtgattaaagatatagggggagttggaaCTCACTCTATATgtggggggagtttcaactccccccacatatagggggagctgtggggggagccgttggagcGCTCGTTCCCCCCAAAgcccccctacgtagggtgggggCGGTTTAGGGTGAGCCGTTGGAGCAAACCTAAGCCTCCCAGGCAACGGAGAAGAGCCCACTTCGGCTGACCGTGGTTGGACTGATTTGTTGCGAGAGATTAATATTATTGGCTGATTAATACTGATTTGGTacgagaaaaatattgttggttgGTTGCAGTAGAACAAACATGGCGGAGCTAATTCATGGCAGTTGGCAGGCGTGAGCTGATTCACTGTGTGGCCGCCATGAGCCGGATCCGACCAACTCGAGCTCCATGCCACTATTTCTTCCCGAGTGATGTCGCCACCGCTGCTCCACGACGACAAGCACCGAAGCACGCATCGCCAGCTTCGTCCGCGTTCGAGTTGGAtcctgtcgtggtgtgcaaacccacagccgggtgcgcgtagtgcacccgcctaaacccagagggcgagtactcgggggtagctaggattagtcctatctagatgcaagaacacgatgaacacagcaggtttagagtggttcgggccgccggagcgtaataccctacgtccactgtgtgttgtattgcctgtgctctcaagaggttgagaacgggattgttcggagtgaatccgaacTGTGTTGTGTCTGCCTTCGCTTGCCTGGCCTCAGCCTTGCCCTGTGTGTatatgtgttctagcgggcgtgctctcccttttatatgtcaaAGGGGAGCatgtacactgagcggggccccgacatgtggacccggcgatgtattataaactacactttggccttcaatgcctcagatctggagatcttgtcgtcggcttccgtgcgtagcttctgaccaggaatggtcttgagctgtcctgtcagagtagagtctagcctctgcagccgtgggtcgaggtcatgatgaagcgctgAACTACCGACTcagtcactgtagcagcgtgcactgttgttccagtcagtagctggtcatcatgactcgtcgcccatgcgcgcggggctgagtctttaatgcttgccttggtaattgacgagccgcctcggtaactggcgatccacagtgtggactgacaaaagttgccccgtgcccagaggcagcagagcccgcttcaaccactcgcacttaatgcgggtgggtgaaggagcttccagcggaaggattgcgcccgcgcccgcgtctgggTGACACGtgacggctccggacccctcccgagcagctagctgagccgagagctcacggtgGTCCGGAtagtcacgtggaggtcccggacccatctccgggagtccggatggcacgtggatgtcccggacccacctgcgggggtccaggtccgcggccacaggtgctgagcatttccatctctgggacacgtggtgacaccgaacccgtccccgagcgggaagcgggtccgggaccgttggtccggtgagatggagtcggaccccagggggtccggctgctcagctccttaggacgtagttacggataactacgcgagtcttggcatagTAGGAGTGgataccccagttgcagggtaccgacagatcCCTTCAGAAAATCATTTTTTCTAGAGAATAAGTTTGGCAACTTTGATTATTTAGGTGAAATCCTAAAGCGTATAATGTTGGTTATGTTCCAAAATGGTTAGTAACGCGATGTGGA
This window contains:
- the LOC120667232 gene encoding ADP-ribosylation factor 1-like, encoding MGLAFGKLFSRLFAKKEMRILMVGLDAAGKTTILYKLKLGEIVTTIPTIGFNVETVEYKNISFTVWDVGGQDKIRPLWRHYFQNTQGLIFVVDSNDRDRVVEARDELHRMLNEDELRDAVLLVFANKQDLPNAMNAAEITDKLGLHSLRQRHWYIQSTCATTGEGLYEGLDWLSSNIASKA